One window from the genome of Rhinolophus ferrumequinum isolate MPI-CBG mRhiFer1 chromosome 10, mRhiFer1_v1.p, whole genome shotgun sequence encodes:
- the LOC117029061 gene encoding LOW QUALITY PROTEIN: olfactory receptor 6C2-like (The sequence of the model RefSeq protein was modified relative to this genomic sequence to represent the inferred CDS: inserted 1 base in 1 codon), producing MRNHTSLTSFILLGLTDXAQLQILIFIFLLITYMLSVTGNLTIIILTLMDSHLKTAMYFFLQNFSFLEISFTSACIPRFLYSISTCDRTITYNACACQLFFTYLFGVTEFFLLATMSYDRYVAICKPLHYMTIMNHRVCKKLIFCCWITTLLIIFPPLSLGLELDFCDSNAIDHFVCDANPILKISCSDTWFLEQMFIVCSVLVFIMTLVCVVLSYMYIIRTILRFPSAQQRTKAFSTCSSHIIVVSITYGSCIFVYIKPSAKDEMAINKGVTILTTSISPMLNPFIYTLRNKQVKQAFNDLVKRIILLSKN from the exons ATGAGAAACCATACGTCACTCACCAGCTTTATCCTTTTGGGATTGACAG ATGCACAACTGCAgattctgatttttatatttctacttaTCACCTACATGTTGAGTGTAACTGGAAACCTGACCATCATCATCCTCACATTAATGGATTCTCACCTCAAAACTGCAATGtacttttttctccaaaatttttcCTTCTTAGAAATCTCATTCACTTCTGCCTGCATTCCTAGATTCTTGTACAGTATATCGACATGTGACAGGACTATTACCTATAATGCTTGTGCATGccaattattttttacatatcttTTTGGAGTAACAGAATTTTTTCTCCTGGCCACCATGTCCTACGATCGATATGTCGCCATCTGCAAACCACTGCATTACATGACTATCATGAACCATAGAGTCTGCAAAAAGCTTATCTTCTGCTGTTGGATAACCACTTTGTTGATCATATTCCCACCACTTAGCTTGGGACTGGAACTGGATTTCTGTGACTCTAATGCCATTGACCACTTTGTCTGTGATGCTAACCCTATCTTGAAGATCTCATGCTCAGACACATGGTTCCTAGAGCAGATGTTTATTGTGTGCTCTGTGTTGGTCTTCATCATGACTCTCGTGTGTGTGGTTTTGTCTTACATGTATATCATCAGAACAATTCTAAGGTTTCCCTCTGCCCAACAAAGGACAAAAGCCTTTTCCACCTGTTCATCCCACATCATTGTGGTTTCTATCACCTATGGGAGTTGCATCTTTGTGTATATCAAACCTTCAGCAAAAGATGAAATGGCCATTAATAAGGGAGTAACCATACTTACTACTTCCATTTCCCCCATGTTAAACCCATTTATTTATACTCTGAGGAACAAACAAGTGAAACAAGCCTTTAATGACTTAGTCAAACGAATAATATTGCTTTCAAAGAACTAG